Genomic DNA from Methylocystis sp. MJC1:
CGCAGAGCAGAGAAAGTCCGGCGCTTCTGGTTGCTCGATATCGAAACCAAGCTCTCTGAAGCTCGCCCACAGATATAGCTCCCAGAGGCGCTGGTCGAAAGCACTCCGTTGGAATTCTTTAACGAAATGCGGGTCGCTCGGTGTCAGCCATGGGCCAATCTCTTTAAAAACCGCACGCGCAGGCTCTCGCCCTGGTGTTTCGATCAATAGCTTGAAATACGGATGCAGGACGGCTGGGTCCGTTCCATCAGGAACTCGTAACAGGTCGATGGGATAATTAGTCTCGTCGCCTTGATCCCCAAGCGCAACGAAGTCGCCTTCCTCGACGGCGCGCGCGATCCGCTCTCGCAGCGCCTCGGTCGCTCGTGGCTGGGTTTGGATGCTTGCGTGAATATCGGAGCAACGAAATCGTCCGATTTTGTCCCTGGCAAAGAGCACCCAACCGAAGTCGTTGTCGACACGGTCTCTGAACACAAGGCCCAGCACTCGCTCTTCCGGATCGCTCCAGCAGGAAAGCTCGTCCGAAAGAAGCCGGACATACGCCAGCCGGGCTCCTATCGAAAAGAGATCAAACCTAGCCGGGTTCATAGGTTGGCTGAATTTGGCGATCTTAGCGAGACGCTTCGCGCGCTGCTGCGCCTCTCCCATATCCCACCCATTTACGCTTTTTCGGATTGGCGGCATCCGATGGCGTGCGCCGATGCCTTTTCCGTATAATTTCCGTATGGGTAGAGATTCCCTACCGAGATCTATTTAATCTCTTGATTTTAATGGCGCTCCCTAGGGGACTCGAACCCCTGTTTTCGCCGTGAGAGGGCGACGTCCTAGACCGCTAGACGAAGGGAGCGGGGAGCCGCTCTATAGACCGCCGAGTGCGGCTCGGCAAGGGCCTCGCAACGACTTTCGCGCTTTCTTTCGTCGTGATAGCCATCGGGCCTGATTTTGGGACGATGACGATGATAGAGATCCTGACCAAAGAAACGCCCGAGGCGCAAAGCCTTGAGACTGCGCTTGCCGCCCTGGGGCGCGCCGCCCGCAAGGCCGCGCGGGCCGTGGCGCTTGCGCCAGCGCAGGTCAAGGATGAGGCGCTGCGCGTCGCGGCGAGCGAAATCCGTCGTCAGAGCGGCGCGATTCTCGCCGCCAACGCCCTCGACGTCGCGGATGCGCAGGCGCGCGGAACGGCGGGCTCCTTCATCGATCGGCTGACGCTCGACCCTAGCCGCGTCGAGGCCATCGCGCGGGGCGTCGAGGAGATCGTGGATTTGCCGGACCCGGTCGGCCGGCTGCTCGCGCGATTCGAGCGGCCGAACGGCCTTGTCATCGAGCGCGTCGCGACGCCGCTCGGCGTCATCGGCGTGATCTATGAGAGCCGACCCAATGTCACCGCCGACGCCGGCGCTTTGTGCCTCAAGGCCGGCAACGCCGCGATTCTGCGCGGCGGCTCGGAGAGCCTGCGCACGTCGCGGGCGATCCATGCCTGTCTCGTCGCGGGGCTGAAGGCCGCCGAGCTGCCGGAGGCGTCGATCTCGCTCATCGAGACCAGCGACCGCGCCGCCGTCGGCGCCATGCTCGCCGGCCTCGACGGCAATATCGACGTGATCGTGCCGCGCGGCGGCAAGAGCCTTGTCGCGCGCGTCCAGCATGAGGCGCGCGTGCCGGTCTTCGCGCATCTCGAAGGCATTGTGCATGTCTTCGTCCATAAGGACGCCGATCTCGACATGGCCAAGCGCGTCCTGCTCAACGCCAAGATGCGCCGCACCGGCGTTTGCGGCGCAGCCGAGACGCTGCTCGTCGACAAGGCTTGCGCGGGGACGCATCTCGCGCCGCTTATTGCCATGCTGATCGACGCCGGCTGCGAAGTGCGCGGCGACGCGGCGGCGCAGGCCGGGGATGCGCGCGTGAAACCGGCGACGGAGGAGGACTGGCGCGCCGAATATCTCGACGCGATCATCGCCGCGAAAGTGGTCGACGGCGTCGAGGCGGCGATCGAACATATCGAGACCTATGGCTCGCATCACACCGACTGCATCATCACGCGCGACAACGCTGTGGCGCAGCGTTTCATGCAGGAAGTCGACTCCGCGATCGTGCTGCACAACGCCTCGACGCAATTTGCGGATGGCGGCGAGTTCGGCTTCGGGGCGGAAATCGGCATCGCGACGGGCCGTATGCATGCGCGTGGGCCGGTGGGCGTGGAGCAGCTGACGTCGTTCAAATATCGCGTGCATGGCGAGGGGCAGGTGCGGGGGTAGGAGGCGATCCTGCGGCGACGGCGGTAGGATCTCTACTTCGGGGCAAGCCGCAGCTGCCCTGGATTCCCGGTTTCGCGGGAATGACATTCAGGCTCTTTTGCGGGAATGTCGCTGTGGGCCGCTGTCATTCCCGGCGCGCGGAGCGCAACCGGGAATCCAGAGCCGCAACGGCCGCCCTGGAGGTTGAGGCGGTTCCCGATCGCCCGCGAGTGGCGGGCGCGTGAGCAGCGTGATGGAACGAATCTATTTTGTCTATATGCTTGCCAGCCAGCGCAACGGGACGCTCTATATTGGCGTCACAAATGATCTCGCGCGACGGGTTTACCAACACAAGACGAAGCAGCTTCCCGGTTTTACGTCCAAGTATAACGTGCACATGCTTGTTTGGTACGAGACCTATGCCGACATCAACGAAGCCATCACCCGAGAGAAGCAGCTGAAGAAATGGGAGCGCCGCTGGAAGCTCGAACTCATCGAGAGGATGAATCCGGTGGGGCGGGATCTGTATCTGGATCTCAATTGCTGAGCGTGGCGTTGCGGCTCTGGATTCCCGCTTTCGCGGGAATGACAGCGGGCGTTTTTCGCGGGTATGGGGCCGGGCGCGCCTGTCATTCCCGGCGGGCCGAAGGCCTGACCGGGAATCCAGAGTCGCCACGACGATCTCAGAGATTGCTCTGGATTTTCGAACGCGCGCTGAAGCCGGCAAAGGGACTGAAGAGATTCCAATTTCCGAGCGTGGCGTTGCGGCTCTGGATTCCCGCTTTCGCGGGAATGACAGGGGGCGTCTTTCGCGGGTATGGCGCTGGGGGCGCCTGTCATTCCCGGCGGGCCGGAGGCCCG
This window encodes:
- a CDS encoding glutamate-5-semialdehyde dehydrogenase; this translates as MIEILTKETPEAQSLETALAALGRAARKAARAVALAPAQVKDEALRVAASEIRRQSGAILAANALDVADAQARGTAGSFIDRLTLDPSRVEAIARGVEEIVDLPDPVGRLLARFERPNGLVIERVATPLGVIGVIYESRPNVTADAGALCLKAGNAAILRGGSESLRTSRAIHACLVAGLKAAELPEASISLIETSDRAAVGAMLAGLDGNIDVIVPRGGKSLVARVQHEARVPVFAHLEGIVHVFVHKDADLDMAKRVLLNAKMRRTGVCGAAETLLVDKACAGTHLAPLIAMLIDAGCEVRGDAAAQAGDARVKPATEEDWRAEYLDAIIAAKVVDGVEAAIEHIETYGSHHTDCIITRDNAVAQRFMQEVDSAIVLHNASTQFADGGEFGFGAEIGIATGRMHARGPVGVEQLTSFKYRVHGEGQVRG
- a CDS encoding GIY-YIG nuclease family protein, with protein sequence MERIYFVYMLASQRNGTLYIGVTNDLARRVYQHKTKQLPGFTSKYNVHMLVWYETYADINEAITREKQLKKWERRWKLELIERMNPVGRDLYLDLNC